In one window of Tellurirhabdus rosea DNA:
- a CDS encoding CoA-binding protein, whose translation MSRGKTLIIGASEKPDRYANRAAHSLVRHGHAIEQVGLREGSVAGNPIQKGLPELTDVDTVTLYVSAKNQPGYYEYIKNLKPRRVIFNPGTENPQFEQELKQEGIEPIEACTLVMLSIGNY comes from the coding sequence ATGAGTAGAGGAAAAACGTTGATTATTGGGGCATCCGAGAAGCCTGACCGGTACGCCAACCGGGCGGCGCACAGTCTGGTGCGGCACGGCCACGCGATTGAACAGGTGGGACTGCGGGAAGGAAGTGTGGCCGGAAACCCGATTCAGAAAGGACTGCCCGAACTGACGGACGTCGATACTGTGACGTTATACGTTTCGGCAAAGAACCAGCCGGGCTACTACGAGTACATTAAAAACCTGAAGCCGCGCCGGGTCATTTTCAACCCCGGAACGGAAAATCCGCAATTTGAGCAGGAACTGAAACAAGAAGGCATCGAACCCATTGAAGCCTGCACGCTGGTGATGCTGTCGATTGGGAATTATTGA
- a CDS encoding HNH endonuclease → MSDKRNSSYWNEKWVPILFNDVENPPRYEVSNYGRLKSFQSDPRLGTIIKGSVIQGYRSLNIRTGGKTINRYVHKLVAERFVDRPGSEASFVIHLDHDKKNNFHENLKWVTKEEMIEHNRNNPALKNREMPRRTRNYKLTESKVRMIKKLLRNEKNRLKMIAKQFGITHTQLNRIRSGENWKHVTLEDEPLTVISA, encoded by the coding sequence ATGAGCGACAAAAGAAACAGCAGTTACTGGAACGAGAAGTGGGTTCCAATTCTGTTTAACGACGTTGAAAATCCCCCCCGTTACGAGGTTTCCAACTACGGCCGGCTCAAAAGCTTCCAGTCCGACCCCCGCCTCGGTACCATCATCAAAGGATCTGTTATCCAGGGCTACCGTTCACTGAACATCCGGACCGGCGGCAAAACCATCAATCGGTACGTTCACAAGCTGGTCGCCGAGCGCTTTGTAGACCGCCCCGGCTCCGAAGCTTCTTTTGTGATTCACCTGGATCACGACAAGAAGAACAACTTCCACGAAAACCTGAAATGGGTGACGAAAGAGGAGATGATCGAACACAACCGGAACAATCCGGCTTTGAAAAACCGCGAAATGCCGCGCCGCACCCGGAATTACAAGCTGACGGAATCGAAGGTGCGCATGATCAAGAAATTGCTGCGTAACGAAAAAAACCGCCTGAAGATGATCGCTAAGCAGTTTGGGATCACCCACACCCAGTTGAACCGCATTCGTTCGGGAGAAAACTGGAAACACGTGACCCTTGAAGACGAACCCCTCACCGTAATCAGTGCATAA